Proteins encoded within one genomic window of Paracoccus aminophilus JCM 7686:
- a CDS encoding sulfurtransferase → MSNWLIETEELARILGDGADRVVLDCSWYLPEADKHARDDFRAGHIPGARFVDLAEISDPASPYVNMLPDPALFAEVIGGLGIGNETEVVIYDAGYVSARLWWMFRFFGHDRLRILNGGWRKWRAEGRAIETGDAAPADPRTFRATPAPERVAALADVSAAIASGSVTLLDARTAARFDGHEGSGYPGVASGHMPGAINTPWALFFDAAQDYRFVTPERAAEIFASAGADLERPIITTCGSGVTAAILGFMLDALGHSGWRLYDGSWHEWGQQADTPKLIRPTT, encoded by the coding sequence ATGTCAAACTGGCTGATCGAAACCGAGGAACTCGCCCGCATCTTGGGCGATGGTGCGGACCGGGTGGTGCTCGATTGTTCGTGGTATCTGCCCGAGGCGGACAAGCACGCGCGGGATGATTTCCGCGCGGGCCATATCCCCGGCGCGCGGTTCGTCGATCTGGCCGAGATCTCTGACCCGGCCTCGCCTTACGTTAATATGCTGCCCGATCCCGCGCTCTTTGCCGAGGTGATCGGCGGGCTTGGCATCGGCAATGAGACCGAGGTCGTGATCTATGATGCGGGCTATGTCTCGGCGCGGCTTTGGTGGATGTTCCGCTTTTTCGGCCATGACCGCCTGCGCATCCTGAACGGCGGCTGGCGCAAATGGCGTGCCGAGGGCCGCGCGATTGAAACCGGCGATGCCGCGCCCGCAGACCCGCGCACCTTCCGCGCGACGCCTGCGCCCGAGCGCGTCGCGGCCTTGGCCGATGTGAGCGCGGCGATTGCTTCGGGCAGCGTCACGCTGCTTGATGCGCGCACGGCGGCGCGGTTTGATGGCCATGAGGGCTCGGGCTATCCCGGCGTCGCCTCGGGGCATATGCCGGGGGCGATCAACACGCCGTGGGCGCTCTTTTTCGACGCGGCGCAGGATTACCGCTTCGTCACGCCCGAACGCGCGGCCGAGATTTTCGCCAGCGCCGGGGCTGATCTGGAGCGGCCGATCATCACCACCTGCGGCTCGGGCGTGACCGCCGCGATCCTCGGCTTCATGCTCGACGCGCTCGGCCATTCCGGCTGGCGGCTCTATGACGGCTCGTGGCACGAATGGGGCCAGCAGGCCGACACGCCCAAACTGATCCGCCCCACGACATGA